From one Butyricimonas faecihominis genomic stretch:
- a CDS encoding DUF86 domain-containing protein, with protein MREKPKDINRLSHIIEAIDNLFEFTKDISFEEYKNNKILRFAIIKNLEIIGEAAYLLTNEFKEKHPEIEWKIIIGMRHVLVHGYYQISDEMVWATIQTELQPLKEKIEQYKRELE; from the coding sequence ATGAGAGAAAAGCCTAAAGATATTAATCGTTTATCTCATATAATCGAGGCTATCGACAATCTGTTCGAGTTCACGAAAGATATCAGTTTTGAAGAATATAAAAACAATAAAATTCTCCGATTTGCTATAATCAAAAACTTGGAAATTATTGGCGAAGCCGCCTATCTACTCACGAATGAATTTAAAGAAAAGCATCCCGAAATTGAATGGAAAATTATTATTGGAATGCGTCATGTCCTAGTACACGGTTATTATCAAATTAGCGACGAAATGGTATGGGCAACCATACAAACCGAATTGCAACCGTTAAAAGAGAAAATTGAGCAATATAAACGAGAATTGGAGTAA
- a CDS encoding YebC/PmpR family DNA-binding transcriptional regulator has product MGRAFEYRKARKLKRWGNMARTFTRIGKEIDIAVKAGGPDPANNTRLRILIQNAKAENMPKENVERAIKRAVSKDTSDYKEIVYEGYGPFGIAIVVETATDNNTRTVANVRHCFNKYGGSLGTTGSLDFLFDRKCVFKITRPENFDLEEFELEMIDYGADEIFEDEENHVIIYGSFEAFGAIQKYLEDNHYEMVSGEFERIPLDTKELTDEQRETVDKLLEKLEEDDDVTNVYHNIKE; this is encoded by the coding sequence ATGGGAAGAGCGTTCGAATACCGTAAAGCACGGAAGCTAAAGAGATGGGGCAATATGGCCCGTACGTTTACCAGAATAGGAAAAGAAATTGATATTGCCGTAAAAGCCGGTGGTCCGGACCCAGCGAATAACACGCGTTTACGTATACTTATCCAAAACGCCAAGGCTGAAAATATGCCGAAGGAGAACGTCGAAAGAGCTATCAAACGCGCCGTTTCAAAAGATACTTCTGATTACAAGGAGATCGTTTACGAGGGATACGGTCCTTTCGGAATCGCCATCGTGGTAGAAACCGCAACCGACAATAACACCCGTACCGTTGCCAACGTACGCCATTGTTTCAATAAATACGGCGGTTCTTTAGGAACAACCGGTAGCCTCGATTTCTTGTTCGACCGGAAATGCGTGTTCAAAATTACCCGCCCGGAGAACTTCGACCTAGAAGAATTCGAATTGGAAATGATTGACTACGGTGCCGACGAAATCTTCGAGGACGAAGAAAATCACGTGATCATCTACGGTTCTTTCGAAGCATTCGGAGCTATTCAAAAATATTTGGAAGATAACCACTATGAAATGGTCAGCGGAGAATTCGAGCGTATCCCTCTTGATACAAAAGAATTAACCGACGAACAAAGAGAAACCGTGGACAAATTGCTGGAAAAATTAGAAGAAGATGATGACGTAACTAACGTTTATCACAACATTAAAGAATAA
- a CDS encoding nucleotidyltransferase family protein, which produces MKQTIINKLREFFTLQPVEKVWIFGSYSRGEESKESDIDILVRFDKSANVTLFKYISIVNALQSLLRKKIDLVEEGQLKDFAKDSAEQDKILIYERKA; this is translated from the coding sequence ATGAAACAGACTATTATCAATAAACTAAGAGAATTTTTCACACTACAACCCGTGGAAAAGGTATGGATTTTTGGCTCTTACTCTCGTGGGGAAGAATCAAAAGAAAGTGATATTGATATACTTGTCCGTTTTGACAAGAGTGCGAATGTTACTCTTTTTAAATACATTAGCATCGTGAACGCTCTACAATCCCTTCTCCGCAAGAAAATTGATCTCGTGGAAGAGGGACAACTAAAAGATTTTGCGAAAGATTCGGCAGAACAAGATAAAATATTAATCTATGAGAGAAAAGCCTAA
- a CDS encoding FimB/Mfa2 family fimbrial subunit: MRKIIFLLVTQFVLFSCQKSKVMEGQEIRIPLECNTSMEFSIHHLHLFAIDRDNRIARHETFTSSDIHENTLHATLPLGRYRLALVANAPKGNMVIPETGETLENLFLCLPHEENTYQEASDISTALQCVSITENKNALPPIRLFRRTGTLQVSLHAIPKEISNLNLELSFIPSSVSFSGSTTNTFGTITKPVDHQGKVMIRTFPAKKGETTLSVTYDEDNTPKRKIIPFSVAIDTNQTIHVECNFPELTEGGIQGNGESLLRNGDFEEWSNPEKEPDHWHFYKDGKDSVALKITGTQARSGQAAYLQGKTYLYQDVEIETGKRYEIKMHVNAPSPSFPWKYYCYWRKTKSTALPAEHNKPIQAQSYLKQTNGWINVFNGKSFTAPEGAKLLRVEIRTYGKEITPEEVIYIDDFSVELVE, from the coding sequence ATGAGAAAAATAATATTTTTACTGGTAACGCAGTTTGTACTTTTTTCATGTCAGAAAAGCAAAGTCATGGAAGGGCAGGAGATACGAATCCCGCTTGAATGTAACACTTCCATGGAATTTTCCATACACCATTTGCACCTGTTTGCCATTGACCGAGATAATCGTATCGCCCGTCATGAAACGTTTACATCATCGGACATTCATGAAAACACACTTCACGCTACTCTCCCTCTGGGCAGATACAGATTAGCCCTCGTGGCCAACGCTCCCAAGGGAAACATGGTTATTCCGGAAACCGGAGAAACACTTGAAAACTTGTTCCTTTGCCTACCACATGAAGAAAACACTTACCAAGAGGCCAGTGACATCTCCACAGCTCTACAATGTGTCAGTATCACAGAAAATAAAAATGCCCTTCCCCCGATCCGGCTCTTCCGGAGAACAGGAACATTACAGGTCTCTCTCCACGCAATTCCAAAGGAAATATCCAACCTAAACCTAGAATTGTCTTTCATCCCGTCCTCGGTCAGTTTTTCCGGATCAACCACGAACACCTTCGGCACGATCACGAAACCCGTGGATCATCAAGGAAAAGTAATGATTCGGACCTTCCCCGCCAAAAAGGGGGAAACCACACTTTCTGTTACCTACGATGAAGACAACACACCAAAGCGAAAAATTATCCCCTTCTCGGTAGCTATCGACACGAATCAAACCATTCACGTGGAATGTAATTTCCCGGAATTAACCGAAGGCGGGATACAAGGAAACGGGGAAAGCTTATTACGGAACGGGGATTTCGAGGAATGGAGTAACCCGGAAAAAGAACCCGACCATTGGCATTTTTATAAAGACGGGAAAGACAGTGTCGCCCTCAAGATCACGGGAACCCAAGCCCGTTCCGGACAAGCGGCCTACCTACAAGGTAAAACTTACCTGTACCAAGATGTAGAAATTGAAACCGGCAAACGCTACGAGATAAAAATGCACGTAAATGCCCCTTCTCCCTCTTTTCCGTGGAAATATTACTGTTACTGGCGTAAAACCAAAAGCACTGCACTCCCGGCAGAACACAACAAACCCATACAAGCCCAAAGTTACCTAAAACAAACGAACGGCTGGATCAACGTGTTCAACGGCAAATCATTCACCGCCCCGGAAGGAGCCAAACTTTTACGGGTAGAAATCCGTACCTATGGTAAAGAGATCACACCCGAAGAAGTAATATATATTGATGATTTCAGTGTAGAACTCGTGGAATGA
- a CDS encoding glutaminase yields MDYKEVIDNIYNEVKPLFGQGKVADYIPALANINPRQYGIAIATLDGQIVGTGDYQTKFSIQSISKVFTLSMVVRHMGGDLWKYVGREPSGTPFNSLVQLEHEQGIPRNPFINAGALVVTDKVMNLYHRPKEAILQFVRSVAGNDDIYYDKTVAQSEFEHASRNQALGHFMKSFGNIDNDVDSLIDVYCNQCSIAMTCEDLAKSFLFLANHGTNPHNNENILTVSRSKRLSALMLTCGFYDESGEFAFRVGMPGKSGVGGGVVAIIPSKLSIAVWSPELNEHGNSYMGIETLERFTTNIGISIF; encoded by the coding sequence ATGGATTACAAGGAAGTTATTGACAACATATATAACGAGGTAAAACCCCTCTTCGGACAAGGTAAAGTAGCTGATTACATCCCTGCCTTGGCAAATATCAACCCGCGTCAATACGGGATTGCCATAGCCACTCTCGACGGTCAGATCGTCGGCACGGGAGACTACCAAACCAAATTTTCCATCCAAAGTATTTCGAAAGTCTTTACTCTCTCCATGGTCGTTCGCCACATGGGGGGAGACCTGTGGAAATACGTGGGCCGGGAACCTTCCGGAACCCCGTTTAACTCGCTGGTTCAGTTGGAACACGAACAGGGAATCCCGCGTAATCCGTTTATCAACGCCGGGGCTCTCGTGGTTACGGATAAAGTGATGAATCTTTACCACCGACCGAAAGAAGCCATCCTGCAATTCGTGAGAAGCGTGGCCGGAAACGACGACATTTACTATGATAAAACGGTGGCCCAGTCCGAATTTGAACACGCTAGCCGGAATCAAGCCCTAGGACACTTCATGAAAAGTTTCGGTAACATCGATAACGACGTGGACTCGCTGATCGACGTGTACTGCAATCAATGCAGTATTGCCATGACGTGCGAGGATCTTGCAAAATCATTCCTGTTCCTAGCCAACCACGGGACCAACCCACACAACAACGAGAATATCCTCACCGTGAGCCGCTCGAAACGCCTTAGCGCACTCATGCTGACCTGCGGTTTCTACGACGAATCCGGGGAGTTCGCTTTCCGTGTAGGAATGCCGGGCAAAAGCGGTGTCGGAGGAGGCGTGGTAGCCATCATCCCGAGCAAACTCAGTATCGCCGTGTGGAGTCCCGAACTGAATGAACACGGGAACTCGTATATGGGAATCGAAACACTCGAACGGTTTACCACGAACATCGGGATTTCCATTTTTTAA